In a genomic window of Thunnus thynnus chromosome 16, fThuThy2.1, whole genome shotgun sequence:
- the srsf5a gene encoding serine and arginine rich splicing factor 5a isoform X2 yields MSGCRVFIGRLSPHARERDVEKFFKGYGRIREINLKNGFGFVEFDDHRDADDAVYELNGKELCSERVTIEHARSRRGRGGGGGGPGMGRFSSYRPSRSSGSRYGPPVRTDHRLIVENLSSRISWQLPPV; encoded by the exons ATGAGTGGCTGTCGTGTCTTCATTGGCCGCTTGAGCCCACAcgccagagagagagatgtggagAAGTTTTTCAAGGGATACGGACGGATCCGGGAAATCAACTTGAAGAATGGTTTCGGCTTTGTG GAATTTGATGACCACAGAGATGCAGATGATGCTGTCTACGAGTTGAACGGCAAAGAATTGTGCAGTGAAAG ggTCACCATCGAGCATGCTCGCTCCAGAAGAGGAAGaggcggtggcggcggcggccCTGGAATGGGACGTTTCAGCAGCTATCGTCCATCTCGCAGCAGTGGATCAAG ATACGGCCCTCCTGTGCGGACTGACCACAGACTCATTGTGGAGAACCTCTCTTCACGGATTAGCTGGCAG TTGCCGCCGGTCTAA
- the srsf5a gene encoding serine and arginine rich splicing factor 5a isoform X1, with amino-acid sequence MSGCRVFIGRLSPHARERDVEKFFKGYGRIREINLKNGFGFVEFDDHRDADDAVYELNGKELCSERVTIEHARSRRGRGGGGGGPGMGRFSSYRPSRSSGSRYGPPVRTDHRLIVENLSSRISWQDLKDLMRKAGEVTFVDAHRPNKNEGVVEFASRSDMKNAIAKLDGTELNGRKLKIFEDSRSHSKSRSRSRSYSRSKSRSRSRNRSRSRSRSISRTPEKKTSGGGKAAARSPSRSKSRSKSRSKSRSRSRSRSRSHSPAPAQNKQSRSRSRSRSRSRSRSRSRSASADSKH; translated from the exons ATGAGTGGCTGTCGTGTCTTCATTGGCCGCTTGAGCCCACAcgccagagagagagatgtggagAAGTTTTTCAAGGGATACGGACGGATCCGGGAAATCAACTTGAAGAATGGTTTCGGCTTTGTG GAATTTGATGACCACAGAGATGCAGATGATGCTGTCTACGAGTTGAACGGCAAAGAATTGTGCAGTGAAAG ggTCACCATCGAGCATGCTCGCTCCAGAAGAGGAAGaggcggtggcggcggcggccCTGGAATGGGACGTTTCAGCAGCTATCGTCCATCTCGCAGCAGTGGATCAAG ATACGGCCCTCCTGTGCGGACTGACCACAGACTCATTGTGGAGAACCTCTCTTCACGGATTAGCTGGCAG GACCTGAAAGACCTCATGAGAAAAGCAGGTGAAGTTACCTTTGTGGACGCCCACAGACCCAACAAAAATGAAGG GGTGGTTGAGTTTGCATCTCGCAGTGATATGAAGAACGCCATCGCCAAGCTTGATGGGACAGAATTGAACGGACGCAAGCTGAAGATCTTTGAGGACAGCAGAAG TCACAGCAAGAGCCGCTCCCGCTCCCGCAGCTACTCCCGCTCCAAGAGTCGCTCCAGGAGCCGCAACCGCTCCAGGAGCCGCTCCAGGTCCATCAGCCGCACTCCAGAGAAGAAGACCTCGGGAGGGGGCAAGGCCGCAGCGAGATCCCCCTCCCGCTCCAAGTCCCGCTCCAAGTCACGCTCCAAGTCACGCTCCAGGTCCCGCTCCAGGTCTCGCTCACACTCACCAGCTCCCGCTCAGAACAAACAGTCACGCTCTCGCTCTCGTTCTCGCTCCCGTTCCCGATCCCGTTCGCGTTCCCGCTCCGCCTCAGCAGACAGCAAACACTGA